One genomic segment of Aulosira sp. FACHB-615 includes these proteins:
- a CDS encoding Uma2 family endonuclease, whose translation MAQVLPKLLTFEQFVAWLPENTGKRYELHDGIVVEMPQPSGKHEKVTGFLAGEITVEYKRLKLPYFIPKTALVKPPRKSSGYSPDVVLINDANLHNEELWDKESTVMHSESIPLIIEVVSTNWEDDYYTKLGNYEAMKIPEYWIVDYAALGAKKFIGNPKQPTISIYHLVDEEYQVTQFRNSERILSLTFPNLQLTANQIFQGTL comes from the coding sequence ATGGCTCAAGTTTTACCCAAACTATTAACCTTTGAACAATTTGTGGCATGGCTGCCGGAAAACACCGGAAAACGTTACGAACTACATGATGGAATAGTCGTAGAAATGCCTCAACCAAGTGGAAAACATGAAAAAGTTACGGGTTTTTTAGCAGGAGAAATCACTGTTGAATATAAACGCTTAAAATTACCATACTTTATCCCTAAGACAGCATTAGTCAAACCACCAAGAAAATCATCTGGTTACTCGCCAGATGTGGTTTTGATTAATGATGCTAATCTTCATAATGAGGAACTATGGGACAAAGAATCGACCGTCATGCACAGTGAATCTATTCCTTTGATTATTGAGGTTGTGAGTACAAACTGGGAAGATGATTACTATACTAAGTTAGGGAACTATGAAGCCATGAAAATTCCCGAATATTGGATTGTCGATTATGCTGCTTTGGGAGCTAAAAAATTTATTGGTAATCCTAAACAACCAACAATTTCTATTTACCATTTAGTTGACGAAGAATATCAAGTTACTCAATTTAGAAATTCCGAACGGATTTTATCTCTCACTTTTCCAAATTTACAACTAACTGCTAATCAGATTTTTCAAGGTACTTTGTAA
- a CDS encoding S-layer family protein, whose translation MKVSFAGLCFIGAICLSTVCNSSVDAQVIHDNTLNTSVSGSNSYNITNGTRVGNNLFHSFSQFSLPKGSSASFDNATDIQNIFSRVTGGNISHIDGEIITQGNANLFLINPAGIIFGQNAKLNIGGSFVGTTANSIKFADGTEFNAVQDAGTPLLTMSVPIGLQMGGSSGDIRVEGSGNSNNVKRIGISLLNITTPTTGLQVKSGNTLSLVGGNVTLDGGLLIADSGKVELGALSNGEWLLGENNQLATVSMTPTTKFGDIQLRAGSLVNVSGISAGSVQLNGANITLQDGSVIAGQNFGQQPGGKIQIIGSESLLITGATSILPSQIATQALGLGKGGDINISAPQIMLQNGGIVAAHTFSAASSGKVSINAPLSVQLTGTSPFDPSSLSAFATTTYSQGNAGSLTLSTGKLTVRGGAQITSTTLGSGNAGQVSVTATDLIDLAGTSSVSNSAIVSTSFGAGDGGTTIVNTPKLRLNDGGAIITTAFSSGDAGKIIINAEDSIEITNSQQLDLSIANGNFINTQITSSVTAAPAILRRILGLPETATGSAGSIFINTSTLNIDKGAVISVENRQTGQGGQLEITADLVTLKNSSRISALTTSGNGGNINLDIQKALLLRQGSQISTTAGGLGNGGNITINSPIIVGLENSDIIANAVGGRGGNINITTQGIIGLEYRNTLTPRTDLTNDITASSAFSVNGTVKINNVGVDPNSGLVELPGNFTDSSQKIASGCFGNTESSFVATGRGGIPQNPTQEIRSDRTWSDTRDISAFYTTKPAQTQISKSPETLVQATGWRRNAQGKIELVAIHSGYTQPDLTCAAVAN comes from the coding sequence ATGAAAGTAAGTTTTGCTGGTCTGTGCTTCATTGGTGCAATTTGCTTATCTACCGTTTGCAACAGCAGTGTTGACGCGCAAGTCATACACGATAATACTCTCAATACTTCTGTAAGTGGAAGTAATAGTTACAATATCACCAATGGTACTCGTGTCGGCAATAATTTATTTCATAGCTTTAGTCAATTCTCCCTACCTAAAGGCAGTTCTGCATCATTTGACAATGCTACTGATATTCAAAACATTTTTAGTCGGGTGACTGGTGGTAATATTTCTCACATTGATGGTGAAATCATCACCCAGGGTAATGCCAACTTATTTTTAATCAACCCCGCCGGGATTATCTTTGGACAAAATGCTAAGTTGAATATTGGTGGTTCATTTGTGGGAACGACAGCCAATAGCATTAAATTTGCTGATGGAACAGAATTTAATGCTGTACAAGATGCGGGTACACCTTTGCTGACAATGAGTGTACCCATCGGTTTACAAATGGGGGGAAGTTCAGGAGATATTCGGGTTGAAGGTTCAGGCAATAGTAATAATGTCAAACGTATCGGAATTTCCCTACTTAACATCACAACCCCAACTACAGGGTTACAGGTAAAATCTGGCAATACACTCTCTTTAGTTGGGGGTAACGTCACTCTAGATGGTGGTTTACTGATAGCTGACTCTGGCAAAGTTGAATTAGGGGCATTAAGCAATGGAGAATGGTTACTAGGAGAAAACAATCAACTTGCAACTGTGAGCATGACTCCAACTACAAAATTTGGGGATATTCAACTCCGAGCTGGCTCACTAGTGAATGTGAGTGGTATCAGTGCAGGCTCTGTGCAGTTAAATGGTGCAAACATTACATTGCAAGATGGTTCAGTGATTGCTGGACAGAATTTTGGTCAGCAACCTGGTGGAAAAATTCAAATCATTGGTAGTGAATCTCTCTTAATTACTGGCGCTACGTCTATTCTCCCCAGCCAAATTGCAACTCAAGCTTTGGGCTTGGGTAAAGGTGGTGACATCAATATTTCTGCACCTCAAATCATGCTGCAAAATGGTGGGATTGTCGCTGCCCACACTTTCAGTGCTGCCTCTAGTGGTAAAGTCAGCATTAATGCTCCGCTCTCTGTTCAACTCACAGGGACTTCCCCATTCGACCCCTCTAGCCTGAGTGCATTTGCCACTACAACCTATAGTCAGGGTAACGCTGGTTCACTTACCCTCTCAACCGGCAAACTGACTGTTCGAGGTGGCGCACAAATTACCTCTACAACTTTAGGATCTGGTAATGCGGGTCAAGTAAGTGTGACTGCAACCGACCTAATTGATTTGGCTGGAACGTCTTCTGTATCTAATAGTGCGATCGTCTCAACTTCTTTTGGTGCAGGGGATGGTGGTACCACCATCGTCAATACACCTAAACTCCGACTCAACGATGGTGGTGCTATTATTACTACGGCTTTTTCTAGTGGTGATGCTGGTAAAATCATCATTAATGCCGAAGATTCTATTGAGATTACAAATTCTCAACAGCTAGACTTGAGTATTGCTAATGGTAATTTTATTAATACTCAGATCACTTCTAGTGTTACTGCTGCACCAGCTATACTCCGACGAATTTTGGGACTTCCTGAAACAGCAACTGGTAGTGCCGGATCTATATTTATCAACACCTCGACATTAAACATAGATAAAGGTGCTGTCATTTCTGTAGAAAACCGCCAAACAGGCCAAGGGGGACAACTAGAAATCACTGCGGATCTTGTGACGTTGAAGAATAGCTCCAGAATTAGTGCCTTAACAACATCAGGGAATGGCGGTAATATCAACCTTGATATTCAGAAAGCTCTATTATTACGTCAGGGTAGTCAAATTTCAACCACAGCAGGAGGCTTGGGAAACGGTGGCAATATCACCATCAATTCTCCAATTATTGTGGGATTAGAAAATAGCGATATTATTGCTAATGCAGTCGGAGGTCGTGGAGGCAATATTAACATCACAACTCAAGGCATTATCGGGCTGGAATATCGCAATACCCTCACCCCTAGAACAGATTTGACCAATGATATTACAGCTAGTTCTGCATTTAGTGTCAATGGCACAGTCAAAATTAATAACGTTGGTGTTGACCCCAATTCGGGTTTAGTGGAATTACCAGGAAACTTTACTGATTCGTCGCAAAAGATTGCTAGTGGTTGTTTTGGGAATACAGAGAGTAGTTTTGTCGCCACAGGACGGGGTGGAATACCGCAGAATCCCACGCAGGAAATTAGGAGCGATCGCACTTGGTCAGACACTCGTGACATCTCTGCATTCTACACCACAAAACCAGCACAAACCCAAATATCAAAATCACCAGAAACACTTGTGCAAGCAACTGGCTGGCGACGTAACGCCCAAGGCAAAATTGAGTTAGTTGCTATTCACAGTGGCTATACACAACCGGATTTAACCTGTGCTGCCGTAGCCAACTAA
- a CDS encoding S-layer family protein — MRLTYGKTRYYQQWLLAAFTTAIATSSLSTPTLAQVIQDNTTHTSVSINGNDYTITDGINKGNNLFHSFSNFSVETGKTATFDLKNTPDITTIFSRVTGGNISHINGMISTLNSSNPVSLFLMNPNGIIFGEKASLNISGSFVATTANSIKFADGVEFSAVNASGTPLLTMSVPIGLQMGKNSGEISVQNSGHRLTTGIFSPADRSNNSIGLQVETGNTLMLIGSAVNFSGGIVSTNGGGHLEVGSVSEGQVKLKPTITGWEGDYSAVAQFNDIHLTNQSLLDASGSNGSIQLQGRNINLSDGSAILLQNLGAQISRGITVKATESLNLTGNVTDGSIGSIIQSDNLGTGQIGDITISAKQLSIQNGGQIATRIFNQGSGGKITANIADSIVLDGFAPSNGNKSSLATYTLSSTHAGNLTVSSGNVKLLDGAIFSVTAGAGKSGIVQINAKDLIEIVGNNSITLSPTTIGSSTVGSGNADDTLIKTSRLVVRDGGFLGSTTVTTGSAGNVVINASEYVNIQGKAKGSVLSSRIVSNAEIADPITQAVYGFPPFPKGDAGSLTINTPSLRIADGAYTSVRNEGLGKAGDLQINANSIFLDNQSSITASTASGNGGNVGLNLQDYLLMRHGSFISATAAITGNGGNLSIHSPVIVGLENSDIIANAVQGRGGNISITTQGIIGLEYRNTLTPRTDQTNDITASSQFNVNGTVEINNIGVDPNSGLVELPANVTDTSQQIASGCSNTNGSSFVATGRGGIPQNPTQELRSDRTWSDTRDISAFHTTKPAQAQIPKSPKTLVQATGWRRNAQGKIELVAVKSSSQISPALTCTAVAEN, encoded by the coding sequence ATGAGATTAACCTATGGAAAGACAAGGTACTACCAACAGTGGCTTTTAGCTGCATTCACAACGGCGATCGCAACATCATCTCTATCAACACCAACCTTGGCTCAGGTTATACAAGATAACACAACTCATACCAGTGTCAGCATTAATGGCAATGACTATACTATTACCGATGGCATAAATAAAGGTAATAATTTATTCCACAGTTTTAGTAACTTTTCTGTAGAAACAGGTAAAACCGCCACTTTTGATTTAAAGAATACTCCAGATATTACAACGATATTTAGCCGTGTAACGGGTGGAAATATTTCTCATATTAATGGGATGATTAGCACGCTCAATAGCAGTAACCCCGTCAGTTTATTTTTAATGAATCCCAACGGGATTATCTTTGGGGAGAAAGCTTCGTTAAATATTAGTGGTTCCTTTGTGGCGACGACTGCCAATAGTATCAAATTTGCTGATGGTGTAGAATTCAGTGCTGTGAATGCTTCGGGTACTCCTTTGCTGACTATGAGTGTACCAATTGGCTTGCAGATGGGGAAAAACTCAGGGGAGATTAGTGTGCAGAATAGCGGACATCGCTTAACCACTGGCATTTTCAGTCCCGCAGATCGCAGCAATAATTCTATTGGGTTACAAGTGGAGACAGGCAATACACTGATGCTGATCGGTAGCGCAGTTAATTTCTCCGGTGGAATTGTTAGCACTAATGGAGGTGGACATCTAGAAGTAGGGAGTGTGAGCGAAGGTCAAGTCAAACTCAAACCCACTATTACAGGTTGGGAGGGAGATTATTCAGCCGTGGCGCAATTCAACGATATCCACCTGACAAACCAATCACTGCTTGATGCTAGTGGTAGCAATGGCTCGATTCAACTCCAAGGGCGAAATATAAACTTGAGCGATGGCTCTGCTATTTTACTGCAAAACTTAGGCGCACAAATTTCTAGGGGAATTACAGTCAAGGCCACTGAGTCCCTGAATCTCACGGGGAATGTTACCGATGGCAGTATTGGAAGTATTATCCAAAGTGACAATTTAGGAACGGGTCAAATAGGTGATATAACCATCTCTGCCAAACAGCTATCCATCCAAAATGGTGGACAAATCGCTACCAGGATATTTAATCAAGGTTCTGGTGGCAAGATTACAGCCAATATTGCAGACTCAATCGTTTTAGATGGTTTTGCCCCCAGCAATGGTAACAAGTCTAGTTTGGCAACATACACGTTAAGTTCTACCCATGCAGGCAATCTTACAGTCTCATCTGGCAACGTCAAGCTTTTGGATGGAGCTATTTTCTCTGTCACCGCAGGTGCAGGAAAAAGTGGGATAGTGCAAATTAATGCAAAAGACTTAATCGAAATTGTGGGCAACAACTCTATCACACTTTCACCAACTACCATAGGTTCATCAACGGTAGGTTCTGGTAATGCCGATGATACGTTAATCAAAACATCCAGGTTAGTGGTTCGGGATGGGGGATTTTTAGGGTCTACTACCGTGACTACAGGTTCGGCTGGTAATGTTGTAATTAACGCTTCTGAATACGTGAATATTCAGGGTAAGGCTAAAGGTTCAGTACTATCGAGCCGCATCGTTTCTAACGCGGAGATAGCCGATCCCATCACTCAAGCTGTCTATGGATTCCCTCCCTTTCCCAAAGGTGACGCAGGTTCTCTCACTATTAACACACCTTCATTACGGATCGCCGATGGGGCATATACCAGTGTGCGAAACGAAGGACTCGGTAAGGCAGGGGATTTGCAGATTAATGCCAACTCGATTTTTCTAGATAACCAAAGTAGTATCACTGCATCAACCGCCTCTGGAAATGGAGGAAATGTCGGATTAAATTTGCAAGATTATCTGTTAATGCGGCATGGTAGCTTTATTTCTGCTACTGCTGCGATTACAGGGAATGGTGGGAACTTGTCAATTCACTCACCAGTAATTGTGGGCTTGGAAAACAGCGACATCATCGCCAATGCTGTTCAAGGTCGTGGTGGGAATATTAGCATTACAACCCAAGGGATTATTGGTCTAGAATACCGCAATACCCTGACTCCCCGCACAGACCAAACAAATGATATCACTGCTAGTTCCCAGTTTAATGTCAATGGCACAGTGGAAATTAACAACATTGGTGTTGATCCCAATTCTGGTTTAGTAGAATTACCAGCAAATGTCACTGATACATCACAACAAATTGCCAGTGGTTGTTCTAATACAAATGGCAGTAGTTTTGTGGCTACAGGACGAGGCGGGATACCGCAGAATCCGACACAGGAATTGAGAAGCGATCGCACTTGGTCAGACACTCGTGACATCTCTGCATTCCACACCACAAAACCAGCACAAGCACAAATCCCTAAATCCCCAAAAACCCTTGTCCAAGCAACTGGCTGGCGACGTAACGCCCAAGGAAAAATTGAGTTAGTGGCAGTTAAATCTTCTTCGCAGATATCACCAGCCTTAACCTGTACTGCTGTAGCCGAAAATTAA
- a CDS encoding S-layer family protein, with amino-acid sequence MKLNFVHLSLVGAVYILAMGNSHAQAEVIQDGTLNTDVSGMNNYTINGGTVIGKNLFHSFQQFSIPKDGSATFNSTSGIQNIFSRVTGGDVSYINGSIKTNSGVNLFLLNPAGIIFGDKAQLKVGGSFIGTTANSIKFADGNEFTVNPMTTPLLTMNVPIGLQMGSNSGAINVYRAKLAVPANNTFALVGSNLNFDQSTITASDGRVELGSVAANNFVGLSANTAGFGLDFNRVNQFQNINLRNAAKVDSSGKQGGAIALQGQKITLSGSSTITSHTLGTSSGQGILIKASESLELIGQPALANTAIAAYSQPTAKGRGGDVTIETPTLNVLNGAQINTRAYGIGDSGNITVKAATVNLVGEAIYTPTKQRFSVSTLASNTMNNSQGRGGNVSINAAQVNIRDGAELRATARGTGDGGNIIVTAQNLSVTGETATGEPAFLTGMSTSNREYATGKGGDIILNVGKLEVLNGPGIRTGTYGEGASGNIIVNADEVTVAGSSSTGVASRFFASTNGNYDFATEKLISLGQGQGGNITFNVGQINLIDGGRISTSTETYGTAGNIAIQANSVNIAGVSQVPSGQLLYSLDATGPSGLYASSTGPGVAGSVNLTTKNLSLSDRGEIVVSGKDTGNAGNMLIQANYLKLDQASKLRSEAKAGEGGNINLQVRDVLLMRHGSYISAEAGGNGGNIKINAPNIIGLENSDIIANAVEGRGGNIHITTEAMIGLKYRNLLNPREVLSNDITASSQFNVNGTVQIDNVGVDPNSGLVELPNNFTDPSQQIASGCIGNTGSSFVATGRGGVPKNPTQDITSDRTWSDIRDISAFHKTQSVQAQMPKSPETLVQATSWRRNAQGKIELVAANTNSPIPSALTCAAVAEN; translated from the coding sequence ATGAAACTAAATTTTGTTCACTTAAGCTTAGTTGGCGCAGTCTACATCTTGGCTATGGGTAACAGTCATGCTCAGGCAGAAGTTATACAAGATGGAACTCTTAACACTGATGTGTCTGGTATGAATAACTATACCATTAATGGTGGTACTGTTATTGGCAAGAATTTATTTCATAGCTTTCAACAATTCTCTATTCCTAAAGACGGTTCTGCCACTTTCAACAGTACTTCTGGCATCCAAAACATTTTTAGCCGGGTGACTGGTGGTGATGTTTCCTACATTAACGGTTCTATCAAAACTAATAGCGGTGTGAATCTGTTTTTGCTTAACCCAGCAGGGATTATCTTTGGGGACAAAGCTCAGTTAAAGGTGGGTGGTTCTTTTATTGGCACAACTGCAAATAGTATCAAATTTGCTGATGGCAATGAATTTACCGTCAATCCGATGACCACACCCTTATTGACGATGAATGTCCCAATTGGTTTGCAAATGGGCAGCAATTCTGGTGCGATTAACGTTTATCGGGCAAAATTAGCAGTTCCCGCAAACAATACGTTTGCGCTAGTAGGCAGTAACTTAAATTTTGATCAGAGTACAATTACTGCGAGTGATGGCAGAGTTGAATTAGGTAGCGTTGCGGCAAATAATTTTGTGGGACTGTCGGCAAATACGGCTGGATTTGGCTTAGATTTTAATCGTGTAAATCAGTTCCAAAATATTAACTTGAGGAACGCAGCCAAGGTTGATAGTAGCGGAAAACAAGGTGGTGCGATCGCTCTCCAAGGGCAGAAAATCACTTTGTCTGGCTCTTCTACTATTACTTCCCACACTTTAGGCACAAGTTCAGGACAAGGCATTCTCATCAAAGCTTCGGAATCACTAGAACTAATTGGTCAGCCAGCCCTGGCTAACACTGCAATTGCAGCTTACTCCCAACCAACAGCTAAGGGAAGGGGTGGGGATGTGACCATTGAAACGCCAACTCTCAATGTTTTAAATGGCGCACAAATTAACACCCGTGCCTATGGAATTGGCGATTCAGGCAACATCACAGTTAAAGCTGCAACTGTCAATTTAGTCGGGGAAGCAATCTATACACCAACAAAACAGCGATTTAGTGTGAGTACCTTAGCATCTAATACCATGAATAATTCTCAAGGTCGGGGTGGTAATGTCTCCATTAATGCTGCACAAGTCAACATTCGAGATGGGGCTGAATTGCGTGCTACCGCCAGAGGTACTGGTGATGGGGGCAATATTATTGTTACAGCCCAAAACTTAAGTGTGACTGGTGAAACTGCCACAGGTGAACCTGCATTTTTAACCGGGATGAGTACGAGTAACCGTGAATACGCTACTGGCAAGGGTGGAGACATCATTCTCAATGTCGGTAAACTAGAAGTCTTAAATGGCCCTGGTATTCGGACTGGTACTTATGGTGAAGGTGCATCGGGCAATATTATTGTGAATGCTGACGAAGTAACGGTGGCTGGTAGTTCGTCAACAGGAGTCGCCAGCCGATTTTTTGCCTCAACAAATGGTAACTATGATTTCGCTACTGAAAAACTGATTAGTTTAGGTCAGGGACAAGGTGGCAACATTACTTTTAATGTTGGTCAAATCAACTTAATCGACGGAGGTCGAATTTCCACTTCAACTGAAACCTACGGTACTGCCGGAAATATTGCTATTCAAGCCAATTCTGTGAATATTGCAGGTGTCAGTCAAGTGCCGAGTGGGCAACTACTTTACTCGTTGGATGCGACTGGCCCCAGTGGATTGTATGCTTCTTCCACAGGCCCTGGTGTTGCGGGTTCAGTAAATCTGACCACGAAGAATTTGAGTCTGAGCGATCGCGGCGAAATTGTAGTGAGTGGCAAAGATACGGGAAATGCTGGTAATATGCTGATCCAAGCTAATTATCTCAAGTTGGATCAAGCAAGCAAACTGCGATCGGAAGCTAAGGCAGGTGAAGGCGGTAATATTAACTTGCAAGTGCGTGATGTTTTATTGATGCGTCATGGTAGTTACATCAGTGCAGAGGCAGGCGGTAATGGGGGTAACATTAAAATTAATGCTCCCAATATTATCGGGTTAGAAAACAGTGACATTATTGCCAATGCAGTCGAGGGCAGGGGTGGTAATATTCACATCACCACTGAGGCAATGATTGGGTTGAAGTATCGTAATCTGCTGAATCCCAGAGAAGTTTTGAGCAATGATATTACCGCTAGTTCCCAATTCAATGTTAATGGCACTGTGCAGATTGATAATGTTGGTGTTGATCCCAATTCTGGTTTAGTAGAATTACCAAATAATTTCACCGATCCATCCCAACAAATTGCTAGTGGTTGTATTGGCAATACTGGTAGTAGTTTTGTGGCTACCGGTAGGGGTGGTGTACCCAAAAATCCCACACAGGATATTACGAGCGATCGCACCTGGTCAGACATCCGCGATATATCTGCATTCCATAAAACACAATCAGTACAAGCCCAAATGCCAAAATCACCAGAAACCCTTGTGCAAGCTACATCTTGGCGACGTAACGCCCAAGGCAAAATTGAGCTTGTTGCAGCTAATACTAATTCACCGATACCATCAGCCTTAACCTGTGCGGCTGTAGCCGAAAATTAA
- a CDS encoding S-layer family protein, whose amino-acid sequence MKLTFVWFAVLGAICICAFDNSYVHAQVTPDNTLNTDVIGSNNYSITDGTRVGNNLFHSFREFSLPTGSSASFDNATDIQNIFSRVTGGNVSNIDGAISANGSANLFLLNPAGIIFGKNASLSIGGSFVGTTAHSIKFADGKVFNTDITQSPVLTMSVPIGLQIGQNPGKITVQNTGHRLIEGNTPPQMGTTPIGLQVSGKTLALIGGDIDLDGGIVSAPSGHLELGSAAGTVNLSSSSLGWNFDYSNVQKFGDIRFSDQALANTSGTSGGSIQLQGRNISVKEGSVILLTNQGNQGSGDIIVNASESLELRGVGNFGFSQSLLVTNSITGAGGNVTITAPKLLLQDGGRINAHTYGSGRAGNIFVEADSIQLIGFSPLKPATNRSGIMSETRGVGRAGDIQVTTRQLQAQDGGSITGASFGRGSTGNLFVTASESIDLSGETPISFSATLLGTVSFNRGNAGNVTINTPRLKVSQGAGIGATTLGQGNAGTLQINASEKILVSGVSAASGKSGQIGASATVLPLSFQKAFGLSALPTGNSGDLIINTPILEITDGGLVRVNHQGVGNAGNLYINAEMIKLDNAGKILANTNSGRGGSINLQSDVLLLRHGSKIIATAGGTGDGGSITINSPIIVGLEDSDIIANAVQGRGGNINITTQGIIGLAYRPQLTLENDITASSQFGVNGTVEINNVGVDPNSGLVELPGNFTEQSQQIASGCSNTNGSSFVATGRGGIMQNPTQEVWSDRTWSDTRNISAFHQTKPAQAQKPKSPEILVQATSWRRNAQGKIELIADKSSVNLSPSLTCSAVNKS is encoded by the coding sequence ATGAAATTAACTTTTGTCTGGTTTGCTGTTCTTGGCGCGATCTGTATCTGTGCTTTTGACAACAGTTATGTTCACGCCCAAGTAACTCCTGACAACACACTCAACACTGATGTGATCGGTAGTAATAATTACAGCATAACTGATGGCACTCGTGTTGGTAACAATTTATTTCATAGCTTCCGCGAATTTTCCCTACCTACAGGTAGTTCAGCATCATTTGATAATGCTACTGATATTCAAAATATTTTTAGTCGAGTGACTGGTGGTAATGTTTCCAACATAGATGGCGCTATCAGTGCTAATGGTAGTGCCAACTTATTCTTACTCAATCCTGCGGGGATTATTTTTGGGAAGAATGCCAGTTTAAGTATTGGTGGTTCATTTGTCGGAACTACAGCCCATAGTATTAAATTTGCTGATGGTAAGGTGTTTAATACCGACATAACTCAATCCCCTGTATTAACCATGAGTGTCCCCATCGGCTTACAGATAGGGCAGAATCCTGGAAAAATTACTGTCCAAAATACCGGACATCGTTTGATAGAAGGAAATACACCACCTCAGATGGGAACAACACCCATTGGTTTGCAGGTTTCTGGTAAAACTCTAGCACTTATAGGAGGAGACATTGACTTAGATGGTGGCATTGTGAGCGCCCCTTCTGGACATTTAGAACTTGGCAGTGCTGCTGGAACAGTTAATCTCAGTTCATCATCTCTCGGCTGGAATTTTGACTATAGCAATGTGCAGAAGTTCGGAGATATTCGCTTTTCAGATCAAGCTCTTGCTAACACCAGTGGTACATCTGGCGGTTCGATTCAATTACAAGGCAGAAATATTAGTGTGAAGGAAGGTTCTGTAATTCTGCTCACCAACCAAGGAAATCAAGGTTCTGGCGATATTATAGTCAATGCCAGTGAGTCTCTAGAACTTCGAGGAGTTGGTAATTTTGGATTTAGCCAAAGCCTATTGGTGACGAATAGCATCACTGGTGCTGGTGGTAATGTGACGATTACTGCACCAAAATTACTACTTCAAGATGGGGGAAGAATTAACGCTCATACATACGGTTCTGGAAGGGCAGGAAATATTTTCGTAGAGGCAGATTCTATACAACTGATTGGGTTTTCACCTTTAAAACCTGCAACCAATCGGAGTGGGATTATGTCAGAAACTCGTGGAGTGGGAAGGGCTGGTGATATTCAAGTCACAACACGGCAATTGCAAGCCCAAGATGGCGGTTCGATTACAGGTGCTAGTTTCGGTCGTGGCTCAACCGGAAACTTATTTGTCACTGCTTCTGAGTCTATTGATTTGTCTGGTGAAACTCCCATCAGTTTCAGTGCCACTTTGCTGGGAACTGTTAGCTTTAATAGGGGGAATGCAGGGAATGTCACTATCAATACACCCAGGCTAAAAGTATCTCAAGGCGCAGGTATTGGGGCTACTACCCTTGGTCAAGGCAATGCTGGAACTTTACAAATTAATGCTTCAGAGAAGATTCTTGTGAGTGGTGTGAGTGCCGCATCGGGTAAATCAGGTCAGATTGGTGCGAGTGCAACGGTTCTACCTTTAAGCTTTCAAAAAGCTTTCGGACTATCTGCTTTGCCTACAGGTAATTCAGGGGATCTGATTATTAATACACCAATCTTAGAAATTACAGATGGGGGATTGGTGCGAGTCAATCATCAAGGAGTTGGTAATGCCGGAAATCTCTACATTAATGCAGAGATGATCAAGCTAGATAATGCTGGCAAAATTTTGGCTAACACCAATTCAGGAAGAGGCGGAAGCATTAATCTGCAATCTGATGTGTTGCTTTTGCGCCACGGTAGCAAGATTATTGCGACAGCAGGAGGTACAGGTGATGGTGGCAGTATCACAATTAATTCTCCAATCATCGTGGGCTTAGAAGATAGTGATATTATTGCCAATGCAGTTCAAGGTCGGGGTGGCAATATTAACATCACTACTCAAGGAATTATCGGTTTAGCATATCGTCCGCAATTGACCCTAGAAAATGATATTACTGCCAGTTCGCAATTTGGGGTGAATGGTACAGTGGAAATTAACAATGTTGGTGTTGATCCAAATTCTGGTTTAGTTGAACTGCCTGGAAATTTCACTGAGCAATCGCAACAAATTGCTAGTGGTTGTTCTAATACCAATGGTAGTAGTTTTGTCGCTACAGGTAGAGGTGGAATAATGCAAAACCCCACACAGGAAGTTTGGAGCGATCGCACTTGGTCAGACACCCGCAATATATCTGCATTCCACCAGACAAAACCAGCACAAGCCCAAAAACCAAAATCACCAGAAATACTTGTCCAAGCTACATCATGGCGACGTAATGCCCAAGGAAAAATAGAGTTAATTGCTGATAAATCTTCTGTGAATTTATCACCCTCATTAACTTGTTCTGCTGTTAATAAAAGCTGA